From a single Drosophila sulfurigaster albostrigata strain 15112-1811.04 chromosome 3, ASM2355843v2, whole genome shotgun sequence genomic region:
- the LOC133840876 gene encoding arginine-glutamic acid dipeptide repeats protein isoform X12: protein MSIFPVDKETDERELEETRWSPGVVADGDLLMFLRAARSMAAFQGMCDGGLEDGCLAASRDDTTINALDVLHDSGYDPGKALQALVKCPVSKGIDKKWTEDETKKFIKGLRQFGKNFFRIHKDLLPHKDTPELVEFYYLWKKTPGANNNRPHRRRRQSALRRNRVTRANNSTPPKKEDTPEPQAATTATAAASAADTAASRSSPAVSKEENSSLTEDDASECDSDSSLTNKRDESPSRMRTRNKQQNNNNNNNSSSASNATGGGGVGGGGGASAAAAAAASVNASGNTGSGGKDQSSGGAGNANSSSVANGKRPKRGSETPDAAAAASVDSPKTPTKSVAEGSSNKRKGGKQDTPNKKKRTETETNSSSEQTNNSNDDNAIKDTIKQRKRPDSPVESMNSDSRPDSVLDDGESNTTDTDGRTAEQQSSKDGKELNCKEESAVTLTGELDAKSELNEKPIKMETSCADDSKDTIKNMDEETNIQAPTSIQPLSLKPTHVDGLMKESSSLEAPPVIAAVAPIAMKVPTIATVEALNASVDRDRKEAIEKMDICESDAARDPELLKKLASIKQEASPQQQQQQQLQQQQQQQQQLQQQQQQQQQQQQQLPIVPPVSAAAGPLQEPVYIKKEPMEDSMDATCNQNSNEPQDLKVKIEIKNEDHKINTSGMPPTSSAPPLPNSQLVGLHHSSADALGAEPLHLQHLQHGPPPQAPPGYLIEGQLKYGPPGSAPPQPPPQLHSDPSSAGPPVPPQKYPGDMELKYNEAAVKFEASGKFAPQELKYPVPPPLDALKYSQEMQAAAAAAAAVGKYDMKYMIEQQGKYPVELAPPKPGYQEALKIPDVKPGFGHLPHNIGSPLDGSGPGPGHKYAPAGQPGPPGPLDPQQQPPGATPPPTIAMPKPHYQHDVQTPPLGRPFEPAGLMLKYGDPLAAKYGPPQPQDLKYPMPPVSAAGGENLIKSSPYGPPPESPIDASARSTPGQDSQGSNSNSNSQPPTSQSQAQTQPQQFQSPHPSPHMPSPAGGGLPPGMHPQNLISPHGHGPPPPNTSGAGPAPQPQPPTSLHQPVGGSSVPGQGPPSLQHGLPPGGPVGVPHSQMSSIASSLPGALSSLGAPTLSTMAPSHPMHPHMHPHQHPHLQTLQSLHRPHPDLPPAMHPHAPMPMSLQAPGPPPPHSHAHPLAPAHAQPSQVGPGPGGPGPAGTVRTPSPAQQQQPPPRSLHEPPPTSREPPSSHTSTAPSMASAVNSGPGQGPGPGPGPGPLPHQSPHAHRTSPLPGLAHPAGLIGHPMAIHPHLPHLPPGHPAHAALAHPGHHLLSHSIAGLSHGGGPIALLAGPGGLSGLPESALSRRTPPSHLSHPHASSAPTTPHSAAISTSMALTTTPSTVPSSAFSRASPSVQLTSGSAPGGPGGPGGSNSSTPNNSSSAAAAAAAAAAAHRAASPASSVGSLSRQSPLHPVPQSPLSHHPSSSALSAAAAAVAERDRHALLRQQSPHMTPPPVSSASGLMASPLSKMYAPQPGQRGLGTSPPPHLRPGASPPVIRHPQMPLPLPLIAPGGGIPQIGVHPGQSPYPHPLLHPSVFYSPHHHNPFNSPYGYPAYGPSFPTYMKPPPPAGPLDPAAVMAAHHAGLPGPPPQARQDEQNAAAAAAVAAEKQHSAAVAAAAAAAAQQQQQHKPPQQPQQQQQQQSQAQQPGGPPQNKPPTPKTPQGPGGVGVGLGGPGTPTGLPPGAYPGAHMPGYPPPPHPSPFAPQDGQPHGLKPTSHMDALRAHAHSANSAGLGGGHHPTEPLPIDIEPDPEPEIPSPTHNIPRGPSPEAKPDDTECHRSQSAIFVRHIDRGDYNSCTRTDLIFKPVTDSKLARKREERDRKLAEKERERRQQQQQQQQQQQQQQAAAAQQAAQQAKLKAELKPPYADTPALRQLSEYARPHVAFSPVEQMVPYHHPMSPMYSRERELEEIKNAQAAAASQSRLDPHWMEYYRRGIHPSQFPLYANPAISQMERERLGIPPPHHVGMDPGEHMIRLTREYHAHSHTHLHLPLHPQPQPPEAGFQLPPNVGQYPRPNMLIPREPHSDVLLRMSYADQLQYLQAAEFQRQSLHEQYFRQRPR from the exons CTTCCCCGTTGACAAGGAAACCGATGAACGTGAACTAGAGGAAACAAGATGGAGTCCAGGCGTTGTGGCCGATGGCGACTTGTTAATGTTTCTGCGTGCCGCACGCTCCATGGCTGCATTTCAAGGAATGTGTGATGGCGGTTTAGAAGACGGTTGTTTGGCTGCCAGTCGCGACGACACAACAATTAACGCACTCGACGTG CTACACGATTCTGGCTACGATCCAGGCAAAGCTCTACAAGCGCTCGTAAAGTGCCCCGTTTCGAAGGGCATAGACAAGAAGTGGACCGAGGACGAAACGAAAAAGTTCATCAAGGGTCTTCGCCagtttggcaaaaatttcTTCAGGATCCACAAGGACCTGTTGCCGCACAAGGACACACCGGAGCTGGTCGAATTCTACTATCTGTGGAAGAAGACGCCCGGCGCCAACAACAATCGCCCCCATCGGCGACGCAGACAGAGCGCATTGCGTCGCAATCGTGTCACGCGCGCCAATAATAGCACACCTCCCAAAAAGGAGGACACCCCGGAACCACAAGCtgcgacgacggcgacggcggcggcgtcgGCTGCAGACACGGCTGCGAGTCGCTCATCGCCCGCTGTCTCCAAGGAGGAGAACAGTTCTCTCACCGAGGACGACGCCAGCGAGTGTGACAGTGATTCGAGTCTGACTAACAAAAGGGATGAATCACCCTCTAGGATGAGGACGCGTAATAAACAAcagaataacaataacaacaacaacagcagcagcgccagcaATGCAACCGGTGGTGGTGGCGTTGGCGGTGGAGGAGGTgcctccgctgctgctgcagctgccgcttcGGTTAATGCCTCTGGCAACACTGGCAGCGGCGGCAAGGATCAATCCTCGGGTGGCGCTGGCAATGCCAACAGCAGTTCGGTAGCCAACGGCAAACGGCCCAAGCGTGGCTCTGAGACCCCAGACGCAGCGGCAGCCGCCTCGGTCGATAGTCCCAAGACGCCAACCAAGAGCGTGGCGGAGGGATCGAGCAATAAGCGCAAGGGCGGCAAACAGGATACGCCGAACAAGAAGAAGCGCACCGAAACGGAGACGAACAGTAGCAGCGAGCAGacgaacaacagcaacgacgacaacgccATCAAGGACACCATCAAGCAACGCAAGCGTCCCGACAGTCCGGTCGAGAGCATGAACTCCGATTCACGTCCGGATTCGGTGCTCGACGATGGCGAATCGAATACAACGGACACGGACGGACGCACAGCGGAGCAGCAGTCCAGCAAGGATGGCAAAGAGCTTAACTGCAAGGAGGAGAGCGCTGTGACGTTGACGGGCGAGTTGGATGCTAAGTCAGAGCTGAACGAGAAACCAATCAAAATGGAAACATCCTGCGCCGACGACAGCAAAGACACCATCAAGAACATGGACGAGGAGACGAATATTCAGGCGCCGACCAGCATTCAACCGCTCAGCTTGAAGCCCACACATGTTGATGGGCTGATGAAGGAGTCCAGTTCCTTGGAGGCGCCACCAGTGATCGCCGCTGTGGCGCCCATTGCCATGAAGGTGCCCACAATTGCCACCGTTGAGGCGTTAAATGCGTCTGTGGATCGTGATCGCAAGGAGGCCATCGAGAAGATGGACATTTGCGAGAGCGATGCCGCGCGTGATCCCGAGCTGCTCAAGAAGCTTGCCAGTATAAAGCAGGAAGCGTcacctcaacaacaacagcagcaacagttgcagcagcagcaacaacagcagcagcaactgcaacaacaacagcagcagcaacaacaacagcaacaacagttgcccATTGTGCCGCCCGTCTCGGCAGCAGCGGGACCACTGCAGGAGCCCGTCTACATAAAGAAGGAACCAATGGAGGACTCCATGGACGCCACATGCAATCAAAACAGCAACGAGCCCCAAGATCTCAAGgtgaaaattgaaatcaaaaacgAGGATCACAAGATCAACACCAGCGGCATGCCGCCCACCAGCTCAGCACCGCCGCTGCCCAATTCCCAGCTGGTTGGACTGCACCACAGTTCCGCCGATGCCCTCGGCGCTGAGCCGCTGCATCTGCAGCACTTGCAACATGGTCCACCACCACAGGCGCCGCCTGGCTACCTCATTGAGGGGCAATTGAAGTACGGGCCGCCGGGTTCGGCGCCGCCacagccgccgccgcagctgcacagtgatCCGAGCAGCGCAGGACCGCCAGTGCCGCCCCAAAAGTATCCTGGCGATATGGAGCTGAAGTACAACGAGGCCGCCGTCAAGTTTGAGGCCAGCGGCAAGTTTGCGCCACAGGAACTCAAGTATCCGGTGCCGCCTCCGCTGGACGCCCTGAAGTACAGCCAAGAGATgcaggcagcagctgctgcagcggccGCTGTGGGCAAGTACGATATGAAGTACATGATCGAGCAGCAAGGCAAGTATCCGGTGGAATTGGCGCCACCCAAACCTGGCTACCAGGAGGCCCTCAAGATACCCGACGTCAAGCCGGGCTTTGGCCACTTGCCGCACAACATTGGCTCGCCCTTAGACGGCAGTGGTCCTGGGCCGGGACACAAATATGCACCCGCCGGCCAGCCTGGTCCGCCAGGCCCTCTGGAtccgcagcaacagccaccAGGAGCGACGCCGCCACCAACGATTGCCATGCCCAAGCCGCACTATCAGCACGATGTCCAAACACCGCCACTGGGACGACCCTTTGAGCCAGCCGGCCTTATGCTCAAGTACGGTGATCCGTTGGCAGCCAAATATGGGCCGCCACAGCCGCAGGATTTGAAGTATCCCATGCCACCCGTTTCCGCTGCCGGCGGCGAGAATTTGATCAAATCTTCGCCGTATGGTCCGCCGCCAGAGAGTCCCATTGATGCATCGGCACGCTCGACACCTGGCCAGGATAGCCAgggcagcaatagcaacagcaactcgcAGCCACCGACGTCACAGTCGCAAGCGCAAACGCAGCCACAGCAATTCCAGTCGCCACATCCGTCGCCGCATATGCCTTCGCCCGCTGGCGGCGGCCTGCCACCCGGCATGCATCCACAAAATCTCATCTCCCCGCACGGTCACGGACCACCGCCGCCCAATACATCCGGCGCTGGTCCCGCCCCCCAGCCGCAGCCGCCGACATCGCTCCATCAACCGGTGGGAGGCAGCTCGGTGCCGGGCCAGGGACCGCCCAGCCTGCAGCATGGTCTGCCCCCAGGCGGTCCAGTTGGTGTGCCGCACTCGCAGATGTCCTCGATTGCCTCCTCGCTACCGGGCGCGCTCTCGTCGCTGGGCGCACCCACGCTCTCGACGATGGCACCTTCGCATCCCATGCACCCGCATATGCATCCACATCAGCATCCGCATCTGCAAACGCTACAGTCGCTGCATCGTCCACATCCCGATCTGCCGCCCGCGATGCATCCGCATGCACCGATGCCAATGTCGCTGCAGGCCCCAGGACCGCCGCCACCGCACAGTCATGCACATCCCTTGGCGCCCGCGCATGCCCAACCATCACAAGTGGGTCCGGGACCCGGCGGTCCTGGCCCAGCGGGCACAGTGCGCACGCCATCGCCGgctcagcaacagcagccgccgccaCGCAGTCTGCACGAGCCGCCGCCTACGTCTCGGGAACCGCCTTCATCGCACACATCGACGGCGCCATCGATGGCCAGCGCTGTGAACTCGGGGCCAGGCCAAGGACCCGGACCGGGTCCGGGACCAGGACCATTGCCGCATCAGTCACCGCATGCGCATCGCACATCGCCGCTGCCCGGTCTCGCGCATCCGGCTGGCCTCATCGGTCATCCCATGGCCATACATCCGCATTTGCCGCACCTACCGCCAGGTCATCCGGCGCACGCAGCTTTGGCGCATCCCGGTCACCATCTGCTCTCGCATTCAATAGCCGGTCTGAGTCATGGCGGTGGTCCCATTGCTTTACTTGCGGGTCCGGGCGGTTTGAGTGGCTTGCCGGAGTCGGCGCTGAGTCGCCGCACGCCGCCCAGTCATTTGTCGCATCCACATGCTTCGTCGGCACCCACAACGCCTCACTCGGCGGCCATCTCGACGAGCATGGCGCTGACCACCACACCCAGCACGGTGCCATCGTCCGCTTTCAGTCGCGCCAGTCCCAGCGTTCAACTCACAAGCGGCTCCGCTCCCGGAGGTCCTGGTGGACccggtggcagcaacagcagcacaccGAACAACTCCTCCTCCGccgcggcagctgctgcggccgctgcagcagcgcaTCGTGCTGCCTCGCCAGCATCGAGTGTAGGCAGCCTGAGTCGTCAGAGTCCGCTGCATCCGGTGCCGCAGTCCCCGCTGAGTCATCATCCCTCATCGTCAGCGCTGTCCGCTGCAGCGGCCGCTGTGGCCGAGCGAGATCGCCATGCGCTACTGCGTCAGCAGTCGCCGCACATGACCCCTCCGCCGGTGTCAAGTGCCTCCGGTCTGATGGCCAGTCCGCTGAGCAAAATGTACGCACCGCAGCCGGGTCAACGTGGTCTGGGTACCTCGCCGCCGCCGCATCTGCGTCCCGGCGCATCACCGCCAGTTATACGCCATCCACAGAtgccgctgccattgccaCTAATTGCGCCGGGCGGTGGCATACCCCAGATTGGTGTGCATCCTGGACAGTCGCCGTATCCGCATCCTTTGCTGCACCCCTCGGTCTTCTACTCGCCACACCATCATAATCCATTCAACTCGCCCTACGGCTATCCGGCCTACGGACCCAGCTTCCCCACCTACATGAAACCGCCACCGCCAGCCGGTCCCCTTGATCCGGCTGCCGTCATGGCTGCCCATCATGCTGGTCTGCCCGGTCCGCCGCCCCAAGCGCGTCAGGATGAGCAGaatgccgccgccgcagcagctgtGGCTGCGGAGAAGCAGCAttcagcagcagtggcagcggccgcagcagcagcggcacagcaacaacagcagcacaaacCCCctcagcagccgcagcaacaacagcagcagcagtcgcaagCACAGCAGCCAGGAGGTCCGCCACAGAACAAGCCGCCCACGCCAAAGACGCCACAAGGCCCGGGTGGCGTGGGTGTTGGTCTGGGAGGTCCTGGCACGCCTACTGGTCTACCGCCTGGTGCATATCCAGGTGCGCATATGCCGGGTTATCCACCGCCACCGCATCCGTCGCCGTTTGCGCCGCAGGATGGACAGCCGCATGGCCTCAAGCCAACCTCGCACATGGATGCGCTGCGTGCCCATGCGCATTCTGCCAATTCGGCGGGTCTGGGCGGTGGACATCATCCAACCGAGCCAT TGCCCATTGACATTGAGCCGGATCCGGAGCCAGAGATACCCAGCCCCACACACAATATACCGCGAGGTCCCAGTCCCGAGGCCAAGCCCGACGACACCGAATGTCATCGCTCGCAGTCGGCCAT cTTTGTGCGTCATATTGATCGTGGCGACTATAACTCGTGCACGCGTACGGATTTGATCTTCAAGCCGGTAACGGACTCCAAGCTGGCGCGCAAACGCGAGGAACGCGATCGCAAACTGGCTGAAAAGGAGCGTGAGCGACGTCAA cagcagcaacaacagcagcagcagcaacaacaacagcaggccGCAGCCGCACAACAAGCAGCGCAACAAGCCAAGCTCAAAGCGGAACTGAAGCCACCATATGCGGATACGCCCGCCTTGCGTCAGCTGTCGGAATACGCGCGTCCACATGTCGCCTTCAG TCCTGTTGAGCAGATGGTGCCTTATCATCATCCAATGAGCCCCATGTATAGCAGAGAGAG AGAATTGGAGGAGATCAAGAACGCACAAGCGGCCGCAGCGAGTCAATCGCGACTGGATCCGCACTGGATGGAATACTACAGACG CGGCATACATCCCTCGCAATTCCCGCTGTATGCAAACCCGGCGATTTCACAAATGGAACGTGAGCGTTTGGGCATACCGCCGCCACATCATGTGGGCATGGATCCGGGCGAGCATATG ATACGATTGACGAGAGAATATCATGCACACTCTCATACTCATTTACATTTGCCTTTGCATCCACAGCCGCAACCACCGGAGGCCGGTTTCCAACTGCCAC CGAATGTTGGTCAATATCCACGGCCAAATATGCTTATACCTAGGGAGCCGCATTCGGATGTTTTGCTGAGGATGTCCTATGCAGATCAACTACAG tATTTACAGGCCGCCGAATTTCAACGTCAATCGCTGCACGAGCAATACTTCAG ACAACGGCCCAGATAA